GCGTATCAGGCGTTTCCCAGTCGTCTTTAAACTCATATCTGCCACCAATGGAGCTTACACGCGTCGGAAAATCCACGCCAAGTCCCCAGCGGGCCACATCCACCTCGTGCGTGCCATTGTTCAACGCCTCGCCAGTTCCCCAGTGCCAGAACCAGTGCCAGTCGTAGTGGATAAGTCCCTCTTTGTAAGGCATTCTGGGTGCAGGCCCCTGCCATAGTTCATAGTCCAGCCAGGATGGTACCGTGCCCGGTTTCAAAAATGTGGCTTTGCGTTTGTTGGTGTACCAGGTTTTGGCAAGATAAACGCGGCCAATAATCCCTTTGTGCAATTCATTGATCCCTTCCGTCAGGATCGGTGCCGAACGGCGTTGCGCGCCCATTTGCACCACCCGCTTGTATTTGCGCGCAGCTTCTACCGCCAATTCTCCCTCTCTTGGGTTGTGGCTCAAAGGTTTCTCTACATACACATGCTTTCCTGCCTGGCAGCCCATGATCGTCAGCGGCGCGTGCCAGTGATCGGGTGTTGCAATGTAGATCGCATCGATGGATTTGTCTTCCAGCACTTTGCGGCAATCTTTTTCGGATTTTGGGGTTTGTACCTGCTTGGCATCCATTACTGCTTTGATCGCTTTGGGAATCGCACGTTCATCCACATCGCAAATAGTACCTACCTCTGCATTCTTCTGGCCAGCAATCGTCGCGCCCATGCTTTTCCCACGGCTATTAACACCAATGGTGGCAATGCGTATGAGTTCGTTGGCGCCTATGATACGGTTATAACTTTTGGCACTGAACCCGAAAGCGGAACCACCGATGGTCATCCCTGCCGAGCCTGCTGCTGCTATCTTTAAAAATTCGCGTCTGTTTTGCATAACTTATAATACGATGATTTTAATGTTTTTAACGAAACCTCAGCTCCGTGCTCCTGTCAAATAAAAGTACCCACCCTCCTTTTTCTCCTTAGAAGGCAATGCATTCGCCTTTTGGCGATAATCCGGACCGCCCTATACAAACCTGCAAGCATTAAAGACTTTTTGTCAACAATACATGACATTTTGAAATGTTTACTTATCTTTGAAAAGATTAAAACAACTGACAAATGGAACAGTCCCAAAAAAGCGCAAACCTGCAATCTGTTATCTTCGCCCTCATCCACGGAGCGACCTATTTGCCGGCGGTATGGCTGCTAAAAAATCGTGAATTCAGTCAGCCTGTTTCCGTGATTATTGCCGTGGTACCCATTGCTATGTTCGCCATATTTATTTTTAAATTAATCAAAGCCTTTTCGACAATGGACGAAGTGAAGCAGCGGGTGCAACTGGAAGCCGTTGTTATTGGTTTTTCATTGACGGTAATGCTGCTGATGATCCTGTTTTTATTAAGTCTGTGTGGCATATCGAAACCCGACTGGTTTGCCTATGGGCATCTGGTGGTTTACTGCTGGCTTTTTTATTTTATTGGTTGGTTTATTTCGGGGAAAAAATACGGGGCATGAAAAATACTATAAAGGTAGAGCGCGCAAAAAAAAAAACTGGACGCAGGCCGATCTTGCAAAACATATCGGGGTATCAAGACAGGGTTTAAATTCTATCGAAACCGGAAAGTTTATCCCATCCACTTTACTTGCTTTACGGATGGCGAAAGTTTTTAATACTACTGTCGAAGTTTTATTTCAATTGGATGACGCCGAATTTTGATTATTCTGTCGCCCAAAAGCACATTATATTCGTAATTTTGGATCTTTCATCAGCAATTGAAGTAGGTAACAATGTTTTCAATCAAAGACTTATTTTCAAAATTCAGGCATTCGGTTAAGAGTCAGGAAGTCGCTCCAAAATACTATTTGTCCCTTTGTTGTATCGTTAAAGACGAAAACGATTACCTGGAAGAATGGATAAATTACCATCAAAAAATCGGAGTAGAACACTTTTTCATTTACGACAATGGCAGTAAAGTGCCCATCCGCGAATCGATAAAAGCGATTGGGTGCGCTGCCGGCATTACGGTGATCGATATCCCCGGAAAAAATATGCATGTAAAAGCCTACCAGCATTGCCTGAACAAATTTGGCAAGCAGTCTGCCTGGATAGGTTTTATTGATCTGGATGAATTTATAGTACCTAAGACGAATAATTCGAATCTGTCTGAGCTCTTGCAGGAATACGAAAGCTACGGGGGATTAGGGGTGTCCTGGCTCATCTTCGGATCTAACGGGCACATTGAGAAACAAAGCGGTCGCCAGTTAGAAAATTTCACCAAGCGCTCCGACATCAATTTTTTACCTAACACGCACATTAAAAGCATTGTACAGCCCAGATACGTCGCATCTGCGTTCAAGTCACATTGCTTCAAATACAAAGAGGGATACTTCTGTGTCAATGAGCACTTAACCCCGATCGACGGCGCAACGGCCGACCCAAGCGTAGATAAAATTCAATTGAACCATTATTATTGCCGCTCCCTGGCAGAATATCACCAAAAGATGGAGAGGGGAATCAGCGATACAAAGCGCAAACGAAAGCTGGAAGAGTTCCACTATCACAACGACGGGTCCAATCAGATTGAAGATACCACCATACTCAGGATTTTGGATAAATTCCAATAATTACTGACGGCGGACTGTCACACTACCACCCGGTAAGTTGGATCTTCAATAATGTTGACATCGATCACATCATTGGCATTTAGGAGCAGCTGACGGCAATCTGCACTCAGATGTGTCAAATGCACTCTCTTGCCCGCAGCACGATACCTGGCCGTGATCTTGTTGAGTGCCTCTATACCGGACATGTCTGCGACCCTGCTTTCAGAAAAATCAATGACAACTTCATCAGGATCTGTCAAAACATCAAACTTCTCATTAAATGCAGCTACCGAGCCGAAGAATAGCGGCCCGTAGATCCTGTAATGCTTTACACCATTTTCATCAATGGATTTATGCGCACGAATGCGCTTGGCACTTTCCCACGCAAAAACCAATGCGGAAATCACGACCCCGATCAGCACAGCCAGGGCCAGGTTGTGAAGGTATATCGTTATTGCCGCCACCAACATACCGACGAAAATATCTTGCCTCGGCATTTTGTTAATGATCCGGAAACTGGCCCATTCAAATGTCCCAATCGCAACCATGATCATGACACCGGTCAGTGCAGCCATGGGTACCATTTCAATAACAGGGGCACCAAACAGAATGATCATTAAAATCGCCAGAGATGCAATGATCCCAGATAACCTCGCCCTGGCGCCTGCGGAAAGATTAACCAGCGTTTGTGCGATCATCGGGCAGCCGCCCATTCCAAAGAAGAAACCGTTCAAAATATTGGCCGATCCCTGCGCAATACATTCCCTGTTACTATTTCCTTTCGTCGCAGTGATTTCGTCTACCAGGTTGAGGGTTAACAAGCCTTCGGTAAGCCCCACCCCTGCCATAATCAGTGCGTAAGGGAAAATAATCCGGAATGTGCCAAGATCGAGTGGCACGCTGGGTATATGAAATGGAGGAAAACCGCCACTTACCGATGCAATGTCCCGAACTGTTTTGGTATCAATGTCAAATCCAAGTACGACCATGAAAATAACGATGATCGCCACCAGCGAGGGCGGAACCGCTTTGGTTAGTTTTGGTAATAAAATAATGATGGCAATTGTCAGCAAAACCAGGCCGGCCATTGTCAAAAGTGGCATTCCGCTCAGCCAGGCAGGTTGCCCATCGACTACGACTTTAAATTGTTCAAGCTGGGACATGAATATGACCACCGCCAGACCATTCACAAAGCCGTACATAACGGGCTCCGGCACCAGGCGGATAAACTTGCCAAACTTGAATACCCCTACCAGGATCTGCACGACACCTGCCAATGCAACTGCTGCAAAAACATACTCAATGCCATGCGATTTCATCAACGCGATTAAAACAATGACCGTCGCACCGGCACCGCCGGATATCAAACCAGGCCTGCCGCCAAAAACCGAGGTAACAAGCCCCATTATAAATGCTGCATAAAGCCCCACGAGCGGAGGAAAACCCGCGAGAATAGCAAAAGAGAGCGATTCCGGCATCATAGTCATGGCAACCGTAAGGCCTGCAAGGATCTCTGTCTTATAGTCTATTTTTTGTGTAAAATCAAATAGGTTAATATAGCTCTTCATGAATAGCAGATTGTTCGCAAAACTATTAATTTGGGCACCGTCAATCTAAATGGAGCCGCTTATTTTTCTTTCAAATAGGAAGCGACAAAGTCATTCAATGCTTCACCATGTAAGTTCATGGCGATAATAACGCCTTGTTCATCCACGATGACATTGAATGGCAATGCTTCGATTTGATAATCCTTTGCGACGGGAGATGTCCAGAATTTGAGGTCGCTGACCTGCGCCCAGGGGAGATTGTATTTTCGGACTGCCTTTTTCCAGGCTTCCTTTTTGCTATCCAGAGACACGCCGAAGATTCTCAGTCCCTTCACATTACCATTTAAATGGCCGTATTTGGAATAAAGCTGCTTCAATTCCGACTGCTCCTCCATACACGGTGCACACCAGCTTGCCCAGAAATCGATTAGAACCAAATTCCCCCGAAGAGACGACAGCGCAATCGTGTCGCCCTTCAAATTTGGCACCCTGATTTCCGGTGCCACATTACCTTCTTTTATCTCAACTGGCTGGGCTCTTGCGCTGTAACATCCGATCAGCATTGCACATATGATGAAGATTTTATACTGTTTTCTGCACATTATCACGCGAATTAGTTGCTCACCGGATAGCCTTTATCTATCCAGTCGGTCTTAATATTTTTAGGAATGTTTAATAATCTTGCCTGCGTAAACCCCTGCTCTTTCAGTAATTTGAAAGCTGGCCTGACATTGGGGCATTTTGCAAATGGGCAGCATCCGCAATAGAGAACGACTTCATGGTTTTTATCGTGCTTGGACAAGATTTTCCCCAACTTCTTCAAGTTCTCTTTTTCGCTACCAGGACCAGCATCCACTGATCCTTTTATCACCGCCTGAGGCCCGATATTGATGATGATCGGCTTGACCTTATCTGACCCATTGATCTGATCAGCCAGTTCCTGGGTCGGTTTCAATTCCGCCTCCGTCCAGGGCTCAGTTACAGCCTGGGCATGAACAGCGACCGCTGAAAATATTGTTAAAGTGAAGGCTAAAATCTGAGTTACGTTTTTCATACCATTTGTTTTTTAAGTATTAAAATCTTTCAAACATTGATCCAGTCTACAATCAAGCCTATTCGACCGTGATCAGTGAACCATCATCCTGGCGGGTTAGTTTACCGAATGATATAAAATGATGCCCCAGGGCTGCAAGGTCTGCTTCAAAAGCGCCGGATTGCTCCTCCAAAACTGCCACCAATAAACCGCCACTGGTTTGAGGATCGGCCAGTACAAATTTCTGATAGTCCTTCACGTTTCCCACTTTGTGACCGTAGCTGGCCCAGTTTCGGGTAGTACCGCCCGGAAAGCATTCCTTGGCAAGATAAAAAGGAAGGGATTCAATGACAGGCACCTTATCGAATTCGATCACCGCGGAAAGTCCGCTTCCTTCGCACATTTCGGACAAATGACCCAGCAATCCAAATCCTGTCACGTCTGTCATGGCCTTCACCGCGTCCATTTTCCCGAAGATTTCTCCCAGTTTATTGAGCGTGGTCATACTATTCAATGCGATTGCCGCATCTTCTTCAAGCAGGATGCCACGTTTTTGCGCGGTTGACAAAATCCCTACACCCAATGGTTTGGTGAGGTACAACCTGCACCCTTCTGTTGCGGTTGAGTTTTGTTTCAATTGAGCCACATCTACCATTCCGGTAACGGCCAGTCCAAACACAGGTTCCGGGCAGTCAATACTATGCCCTCCGGCCAGGGTAATGCCCGCCTCCGCACACACTGCCCTTGATCCTTCGAGCACCTTTTGGGCTACTTCGGGAGGTAATTTATCAATGGGCCAGCCCAAAATTGCGATGGCGAGGACCGGCTTACCTCCCATTGCATACACATCACTGATCGCATTTGCCGAAGCGATTCGTCCAAAATCGTAGGCATCATCGACGATTGGCATAAAAAAATCCGTGGTCGAAATCAATGCTGTTCCGTTACCCAGGTCAAGTACTGCGGCGTCGTCCCGTTTGTCGTTTCCTACCAAAAGTCGCGGATCTACCTGGTGTGCTAACGGGCTGTATAATATTTTATCCAGGATAGCCGGGCTTATTTTACAGCCGCAGCCCGCTCCGTGCGAATACTGGGTCAGCTTTATATTTGAGATATCAATCATTGTTTTATGCCTGCCAGTTTACTGAAATCGTTTTTATAAAATCTAATATTCGCATTGCATTTTCTAAATGATGATCATTGTCCAGCGAGATTGAAAACAACTTATCTTTTTCTTTTTTTCCTAAACTTTTCAGATAGGTCTTATCATAATAAACCAAAACAAGCCTGATAAAATCAGCCATTCTGTCTTCTCTGATTGCAGCTATGGCATCTCTGGTTTGCACAGGGCCCAGCCGTTTGTGAATACGCTCCGTGCAGGCGATCAGAAAATCTTTGTCCAGCGATCCATAAGCTCCCACCAATTCTTCAATGCGCTGCTCCAACCCTACTTCCAGATTAACCTGCATGGCACTGGTCATCTGATACCAAAAAGGCTTGGGAACTGAAATCTTACCGATGTTGAGATTTTCGTCTTCCACCCAGGTCGGAATGTTCCGATCCAGGTCTTTCAGCTGGTCAGCCAGATTGTTTTCAAATTGTTCCTGAGTTGGCTGTACCATTTTGTTCATGGTACCATAAGATGAGCCTTGATGTTGGGCAAGATCTTCGAGATCAATTACCTGCTCGCCCATTTTGCCTAGCTCATAAAGGATCTTCGTTTTGGCCGAACCCGTCATACCTCCCAGCAGGCAAAGCTGGCGGCTTGCCCCAAACTGTTGGTGCGCCCATCTCCGGTAGCTTTTGTAGCCGCCCTGTATTAAATATACCTCGAAGCCGTACAAATCCAGCGCCCAGGCCATCGCGCCACTCCTCATTCCGCCACGCCAGCAATGTACCGCGATTTTTTTGTCAGGTGCTTTCTCAAGCGCTTCCCTGATAAATCCCGACCACTTGGAGCCGGTAAGATCGAAACCAAGCAGAATGGCCTGCTCACGACCGATTTGCTTATAAGTTGTCCCTACCAACACTCTTTCCTCATTGCTGAACAAGGGAAGATTAAAAGCCCCCGGAATATGGCCGTGCGCAAATTCGGCCGGTGTGCGTACATCGGCCAAAGGGACTGTGCCTTTCAAATCCAGAAAATCACTTACCGCTACATTTTTGATCATTATTCAATTTCTTGGCTGAAATATTGCTGAAACTTATCTCCAAACCAGTAAATCTTCCAAAGATCTTTGAATTTATTTCAACTCATGTGGTAGCGATGCGGGGTCATCGGTTGGTTCGGGCTCCTTCTGCTTGCCTGTTTTTCCAGTTAAGAAATATAGTTAGTAAGGCGAGGACTAGTAGCAGATTGCGATGAAAGGCACGTAATAACGTGGCATATTTATCATGGCTCTGCAAGCAGGTCATAAAAATAAGGGCCGGGGCTCATTACGATCCTTGTTACGGCCATCACCAGGCAAATGTGCAAACTGACAGAGAAAAGCAGGCATTACAGTTTGCCAAAGAATAGGAGCTTATTCAAATTAAAGAAACTGAATATTTATTCTGGGTAAAATTCTATACGATAGCCACTTTTTAAAGAAAAGTAGTATCGGATACAAAAAATCATTTATTCCTAAACCAAAGAAAAATGCAAGACGAATTCAAATCAGTCTCGCGGCGGGACTTCCTGTTGACCTCCGCGGCTGCCCTCACCCCACCACTTCTGTTAGGAATGTCGCTGCCTGCATCCACTGCGGATGGCAAGCTAAACCATGCCAGTATTGGCGTAGGAGGAATGGGCGCACATGACCTTAAGAACTTCATGCAGCACCCCAATGTCAATATTACCGCCATATGCGACGTGGATGCCGATATTCTCAAAAAGGCATCTGCATTAGTACCCAATGCACGCACATACAGCGACTGGCGCGAGATGCTTGAAAAGGAAAAAAAGAACATTCAATCTGTAAACGTATCCGTTCCGGACCACACGCATTTCTCAGCCGCTTATACAGCTATCAAAGCAGGAAAGCATGTTTACTGTCAAAAACCAATGTGCCATGACGTTGCGGAGGTAAGGCTGCTTACCGAAATAGCTACCAAAGCAGGCGTTGTAACCCAGCTCGGCACCCAGGTAGCATCTACTTCCTGCGATCGTACTGCGGTTCAATTGATCAAAAACAAAGCGGTCGGCAAGATCAAACACGTGTACCTGTGCTCCAATCGCCCGGGCGCCATTGATACTTACCGACTGGTAGGACCCAGACCCGCTCAGGGACAAGAAGCTCCGGCCAATCTGAACTGGGATCTCTGGCTCGGAACTGCGCCCAGGCGTGACTATATGCCAGGCATTTACCATCAGGCCAAATGGCGCGCATGGCAGGATTTTGGCACAGGATGGTCGGGAGATATTGGTTGCCATATTTTTGATGCGGTATGGAAAGGACTGGGGTTGAAGACTCCGAAATCGGTAATCGCGGAGGTACAGCAATCCTGGAAAGACTCGGCCCAACGACGCGGAGATACCTGGCCGCAGGGGGACCATATTACCTGGGTTTTTCCCGGAAATGATTACACAGAGTCAGATGAGCTTACATTGGAATGGTTCGATGGACTCTTTTACCCTCCCGAAAATATCCGGGCACTATATTCAGTTGAGGACTATCCTGCCGAGTCGGCCATGCTGGTGGGCACGGAAGGTGCATTGCTGATCCCGCACGGCGGAGCGGCACCCATACTGCTACCGGAAAGCAAATTTGCGAAAACAGCGCTACCTAAATTCGAAAGCAGAAACCATTATCATCATTTTGTAGATGCGTGCCTCGGAGGAGAGAAAACGGAATCGCATTTTGCACAATCCGGCCCGATGACCGAAGCTATTTTGCTTGGAACAGTGGCACTCCGCGCTCCCAACGAACTACTTGAATGGGACGCGAAAAAACTGAAATTCCCCAATCACCCCGAAGCCAATAAATACCTGAGACGTACCTATCGGAAAGGCTGGGAGATCAAAGGAGCGTTCTAGGTAGTTTTCGTACAAGTAGTGCCTTAGTAGCTAGGGCACTGCATGTACGAAAACTATTAAGCCTCTCCGTCAACATATTGATGCCAATGAAACATTGTTGAATGAATTGAGATCAAAGCGACGTTAGCGCATAGTGGCTTTTCACTAAATTTTTAGGATTTGAAGGGGTAATAAATCGGGAATCCCGCGTATATAGTCTGACGATTCCTATACCTGATAACACAAGTACCTTTTCAATGATGCACTTCCGCCTTCTTTTGGCAATTCTCCTGCTTTCTTCCTCGGTCTCGATGGCCCAGAACCGTGCCGCCAGTACACCAGGAATTCCCGACCCGTGCCTTGACGATAAAGGCAATGCTTATATGGACCGACAGGCACAGGAATTTCTCGCGCGTGTAAACGCCACATTAAAGAAATACCCACCCAAACCATCGCCTCAGACCGAAAGGCAAAGCAGCCTGCTGTTGCTCGATGCCGTGCTGCACGACAAATACGCCGCTTACCGACGGCCGGTACAGGACTTTTTTCATGAAAGAATAGCCAAAACACTCCTGGAAATCGAAAATACCAAGGTGGAACAGGGAGCCATGATTTGGAAGCTGTACAATATGGGGTTTATCATCCGTACCAAAACCGTGACGCTGGCTTTCGATCTGGTTGACGGTAAAAGTGCGCTGGCCGACTCATTTGCCCTGTCTCAAAATGTACTCAGCCGACTTATTCGCCAGTGCGATGTACTTTTCGTCAGCCACTACCATCGTGACCATGCCGATGAAGCTATTGCAAAACAGTTCATCGACAATGGAAAGCCAGTAGTGGCCCCGCCTCAAATCTGGGCAGGAAAGCCAATTCACCAAACCATAACCCATCTGAAAAGGCAAGCCGACACTTTGCAGGAACTAGCGCTGAAAAACGGGCAAAAACTAAAAATTGTGCTCTATCCCGGTCACCAGATGCAGCAAATCGAAAACAATGTCCCATTGGTGTACACGCCCGAAGGCTTGTCATTCTCTCATATGGGTGACCAGATCAATGAGGGGCCATTTATGATTGACTATGAATGGATTGATCACGTGGCCAAAAACCACAAAGTTGACGTGCTGATCCCGCCGAGCTGGACAAATGAAATATTTCGGATTGTAAAAGGCTTCAAACCTGCGCTTGTCATACCGGGGCATGAAAATGAATTGGGACACCCGGTCGACGACAGGGTACCGTTTTGGGGAGATTCTGAATTCCTTCAACTTACTTACCCGGAGCTCAAAGCATCATCATTCAAGACATTGAATATGACGTGGGGCGAAACCTTTCATTACGTCCGCCCCACAACGCCATCCAAGTAACATCGCCATCACTACTACAATTTGAATGAGTTCTTTCCAGCCTTCAAAGGCGTTGTTTTGCCTTTCCAGACAAAATTGCCCGAGGTTTTTTCGGGGAGGTTGATATCCGCCTGCATTGCCCCCTGCTTTAATTTGTAGCTAACCACGATCTTACCATTTGGGTGAGGCATTTCCCCGCTGATATCGTCGATTGATCCCAAATGGGGAGTAATTATTATTTTAGAAAAGCCAGCGCCATCGCTATCGATGCCCAGTACGGTACGGAAAAATTCGACATTAGGACTTGATCCCCATGCATGGCAATCCGATCGGGACGTGCTCACGTCCGACGTTTCTGCCCAGGTGGTAAGCCCCATATCCATATTTTCGCGCCACTTACCCAGCCAGTCCATGTAGTCATTTCCCAGCCCCGCCTTGGTAAGTGCCTGATGCAGATAAAATTTGAAGTAAATCGAAGCAGGCGCGAGACTTGTATCGGCCAGCATTTTGGTAGCCAAAGGTTTTGACTGATCTGCTGCAACTACACCCGAAAGGATTGCCAGCGAGTTGGCGTGCTGGGAATAGTTGTCTTTTTCGGGAGTATTCGCAAAAAGTCCTTTGCCAGCGTCCCAATATTTGCTTTGAATGGTCTTTTTCAACTGGGCTGCTCGGCTTTTATATCGGGCTGCCAGCTCTTTCAGGCCCAAATTACCTTCCAGTTCAGCTGCCAGCTGGTAGATCCACAGCAGTTGCATATCCAGCACTGCCGACTCTCCATTTTTGCCAATAGGCGCCATCCCAAAGTCCCAGCCTTTGCCTTGCGACCAGTCGGTGAATACCCAATAGGGCACATTTTTCAATGAACCGTCAGCCTGTTGATAGCGCTCAAAAAATGAGATGACCTGCCTTGCGCCCGGAAGCTTATCTTTGATAAACAGGCTGTCGGGCCGGTACTTATAATAATCATGTAGCATGGCAATCCACCATAGCGAAAAAGTGGGTATCTGCTGGTGCAAGTCTGTGGGGTAGCGGCTTAGGGTGATACCTTCTGCGATCCGCGAATGGTCCATTAATGTAAGGGCATTGCGGACAAGCCGGTCATCTCCTGCATTATACATGGAAACCAAAGCTTGTATCCGGGCATCGCCAATGTATTGCAACTGCTCATAATAAGGGCAATCCATATAAGTTTCGAAAGCGCAAAGCCGTGCGGTCCGCCATCCGATATCAAGCATTTTCGCCATTTCGGGATTCTGGGTTTGAAGCTTTGCTTTTTGCTCCAAAGGGTAACCAGTGAATGTCCCATAAAGATCTTCTATGACTAATGGATCCGCTTTGGTCTCGATTGTGAGCTGGATATACCGGTAAGTCCGCCAGCTGAGCGGCGTGTATTGCTGGTTAGCCCCTCCATTTGAACGGATGCTGTCAGTTCTGCCGACAAAGATCTTATCGTCAATTTCGTCGCGATTTCCTTTGGGAAGCATGGGCAGCCTGGGACTTTTTAATACTTCTTTTTTACCTATATAAAGCCCTTCTGCATAACCCATTGCTATTCCAGCATCCTTTCCTCCCCTAAATTCCAATGTTGGATATGCATTGGTCAAAAACCCCTGGTCAACCAAAATCGTCGCCTTTGAATTGGCTGGTATTGTAACACTTGTCCTGGCAGCAGGAAACCCGGCCGGAATCTCCACGCCCTCAGCTTTTCTGGTTTTTGAAAGGCGCTGGACACTCATTTCCATTTGAGGTAACTGTGATTGCACAAGCATCCATCCGGACGAGTTCACAGCGGCATCTTTTGTTACCCCGGGGCCTATCTGCCTTGCTTTTACCCATTTGCTGTCATCATATCCTGCTTTTTCCCATCCACTCACATGGCTGTTCATATCCACCAGCTCGGCTGGCCCGGCTACGTAATAGCCAGGGACCTTCACGGACAAAGGCTGGTAGCTTTCATCCTTAATAGTTTTCCAGGTCTCATTGGTATTGAGTACCTCTTCCGCTGCGGTATTTCCTTGCAGAATGAAGCCTGTCAAATAAGATATCTGAGATTCAGGTTTCACACGGCCTTCATTCCAAACTACGGCAGAAACGGTGTTGCTGCCAGCCTGCAAATAGGATGCAATGTCCAATGTCTCGAAATTCCAGAAGTACAAATCCCCTCGTGCGGGCCCTTGTGAAACCTGCTTGCCATTGACAAACAACTTGTAACGGTTGTCGCCTGATACATGCACGACAAATGCCGCCGGTTTGGAAGCTAGTTCGATTGTTTTCCTAAACTTGAATACACCATAATCTTTAAGGGTCAAATCCGAGGATGCAGTAAAGCGGTTAATGGGCCTGCCAGGGCCAGTTATCCATTGGGCTTTCCACGGTTTCTGTAAAAGGTCTTGGCTTAACTGCTGCGCTGCTACTGTTCGAGGTAGTAACTGCGTAAATGCAACACAGATTGACAGAAGGAACAGGTGTATTTTTAATCTCATGTAAGGATCTTATAATTGGCTTGCTGAATTATTAGTATTGGCTACACTTCCCCTATTGATCTCCACATGGCAAGCTCTTCTCCAAAGCGGTTGTTGATCACTTCACATTTTGTATCGATTCGCATCGTCGCCCGGTCTTTCAGGTTGTAGGCAGGCCACTCCGGTACATCTTTGGCAGCTGGCTTGCCTGTCCGTGCAAAGGTTGTCCATAGCTCTGCAAAATGGTGAGAGGCCACAAACCGCTCCGGCTTATTGCCGCCGAAGAAGCTCTCCTTTGGCTGAGAACCGTCCCTTGGCGCGATTTCGTTATTAAATTTAAAAGAAATATCCATGGCATGCGGCGTGCCCAATGCATAGTCCGTACCCGGAATCTTTTTTTCGGATTTATAACCAAAATTGTACAGGTAAACAGGCGCCTGATTCTGTTTTGACTTTTTTTCCGCGATGTCCACAGAACCCAGTCCCATCATGGAAATGGATGAAATAGCAACAAAAATATCAGGCGCTGACGCGTCCGGCCTTGCTTTTCGGTAGGTTTCGATCATTTTATCCGTGTCCGCGCCATATTTAGGTTCCAGCTTTTTCTTCAAGCCGTCAAAATCCAGTTTAAATGTTTCTGTATCTTTTCGCTCCCAGGCAAAGAAGGTGTATTCATCCTCGTTCCATCCTACGAGTAATGGTTTGTTCCTGGATATTTCAGGTGCGGTAGGATCAAAGGGGTGATGTGGGAGTACTTTTCCGTCCACTACCGGCCCAAAACCACCTGCATTGCGCTGCATACCTACCCTATTATTGTTTTTTTCAATAAACGGGGCTACAAATGGCAACTTGGCCTGCATCACCAGCAAGTCAGCAGCAGGAACATCCAATAACTTTCTCCAATCTTTCGGGGCAATGTTAAGTTCTT
The genomic region above belongs to Dyadobacter pollutisoli and contains:
- a CDS encoding glycosyltransferase family 2 protein encodes the protein MFSIKDLFSKFRHSVKSQEVAPKYYLSLCCIVKDENDYLEEWINYHQKIGVEHFFIYDNGSKVPIRESIKAIGCAAGITVIDIPGKNMHVKAYQHCLNKFGKQSAWIGFIDLDEFIVPKTNNSNLSELLQEYESYGGLGVSWLIFGSNGHIEKQSGRQLENFTKRSDINFLPNTHIKSIVQPRYVASAFKSHCFKYKEGYFCVNEHLTPIDGATADPSVDKIQLNHYYCRSLAEYHQKMERGISDTKRKRKLEEFHYHNDGSNQIEDTTILRILDKFQ
- a CDS encoding TlpA family protein disulfide reductase → MCRKQYKIFIICAMLIGCYSARAQPVEIKEGNVAPEIRVPNLKGDTIALSSLRGNLVLIDFWASWCAPCMEEQSELKQLYSKYGHLNGNVKGLRIFGVSLDSKKEAWKKAVRKYNLPWAQVSDLKFWTSPVAKDYQIEALPFNVIVDEQGVIIAMNLHGEALNDFVASYLKEK
- a CDS encoding SulP family inorganic anion transporter — its product is MKSYINLFDFTQKIDYKTEILAGLTVAMTMMPESLSFAILAGFPPLVGLYAAFIMGLVTSVFGGRPGLISGGAGATVIVLIALMKSHGIEYVFAAVALAGVVQILVGVFKFGKFIRLVPEPVMYGFVNGLAVVIFMSQLEQFKVVVDGQPAWLSGMPLLTMAGLVLLTIAIIILLPKLTKAVPPSLVAIIVIFMVVLGFDIDTKTVRDIASVSGGFPPFHIPSVPLDLGTFRIIFPYALIMAGVGLTEGLLTLNLVDEITATKGNSNRECIAQGSANILNGFFFGMGGCPMIAQTLVNLSAGARARLSGIIASLAILMIILFGAPVIEMVPMAALTGVMIMVAIGTFEWASFRIINKMPRQDIFVGMLVAAITIYLHNLALAVLIGVVISALVFAWESAKRIRAHKSIDENGVKHYRIYGPLFFGSVAAFNEKFDVLTDPDEVVIDFSESRVADMSGIEALNKITARYRAAGKRVHLTHLSADCRQLLLNANDVIDVNIIEDPTYRVVV
- a CDS encoding rhodanese-like domain-containing protein; translated protein: MKNVTQILAFTLTIFSAVAVHAQAVTEPWTEAELKPTQELADQINGSDKVKPIIINIGPQAVIKGSVDAGPGSEKENLKKLGKILSKHDKNHEVVLYCGCCPFAKCPNVRPAFKLLKEQGFTQARLLNIPKNIKTDWIDKGYPVSN
- a CDS encoding Gfo/Idh/MocA family oxidoreductase, with protein sequence MQNRREFLKIAAAGSAGMTIGGSAFGFSAKSYNRIIGANELIRIATIGVNSRGKSMGATIAGQKNAEVGTICDVDERAIPKAIKAVMDAKQVQTPKSEKDCRKVLEDKSIDAIYIATPDHWHAPLTIMGCQAGKHVYVEKPLSHNPREGELAVEAARKYKRVVQMGAQRRSAPILTEGINELHKGIIGRVYLAKTWYTNKRKATFLKPGTVPSWLDYELWQGPAPRMPYKEGLIHYDWHWFWHWGTGEALNNGTHEVDVARWGLGVDFPTRVSSIGGRYEFKDDWETPDTQIVAMDFPNRVSLVWESRSSNGRKIEGQDRGIIFYGENGSLDTGGDEYTVYDLDGKLVKEVKSQEKADVQGRNTASPSLGMDSLHVADFLDAIKSNRRPNCDVELGYKSVLSMQLGNIAWRVGRDLKIDPQNGHIIGDKDAQKLWSREYENGWKPTV
- a CDS encoding helix-turn-helix transcriptional regulator, with translation MGIWWFTAGFFILLVGLFRGKNTGHEKYYKGRARKKKNWTQADLAKHIGVSRQGLNSIETGKFIPSTLLALRMAKVFNTTVEVLFQLDDAEF